Genomic DNA from Asterias amurensis chromosome 2, ASM3211899v1:
agctgttgatagtgtaaaacattttgagaaacggctccaaaCCCTGGtacaggggttgatttcacatctatagtcctaacttaggactaggagGTATCAAAacatatggctagtcctaagttaggacgagtaacttgtcctaactcgagataagactagtcttaactctttgtgaaatccaccccaggactcTGGATTAAGTGTTGAGGGATGTTTGTAACGAGATGAGTTTAGCAGACAATGGTCAGTATAATGGTATTCTTGTAACACATCCAGTGGACACCAGAAGGCGCTTAGTGCCcatcagaagaaaaacaaatatattaaagacactggacagctttgataattgttaaagaccagtcttatcgcttggtgtatcttattaacaaacctgtgaaaatttgtgctttcagatgcttggtttcaagacctcaaaatctaattctgaggtcttgaaatcaaattcgtggaaaattacctctttctcaaaaactttgttacttcagagggagccgtttctcacaatgttttatactatcaacctctgcccattactcgttaacaagtaaggttttatgctaataattattttgagtaataaccagtagtgtccactgcctttaaagtcatcataacttttaaaaaacaattttcatcTAGCCGTCAAGTTATTGCAGGCAGCGGAttctgtcaaagaccagacgtTCTTCCTCTCCCAGATATCCCAGCATGCATTGCAGAGAACCCTGTTTCCAATAGGTGACCTGACCAAGGCTGTTGTGAAAGAAATGGCCGCCAGGGCTGGGCTACAAAGAATCGTCAAACGGAAAGAGGTAGATGTAACTGTTGCTGTTAAAACATTATCGCAGTAGCTATGTTTTTCACTGCAACTATTGAATGATTAGACCTATAACTGGGCTGTGAAGCCTGTGAATCCTCTAGAAACAAGTCAAatggtagcctgaacatctgacgtcacacttcaaggctcaattgtgaataacgccagagacctgcctccaaaCCAGTGTGTACATTCACATTGACCTTCATTCATTTCACATCGAGATACGCAGTCAATCTCTATTGCGGATGTGACAGCGGCTGTTTGGGCATGGAAAGCTCATATCACTGCACGTATCAAATGATATTATTTTGTATCCAAttgaatcactggatctgacaGCAGGGACCTGTCTCTATCCTTAAAGACAGGGGCCCTTCAGTCTACCTGGGGAACAACAACTTTCAAGGTCTTTTACTCAACTCAAGATGAACAGTAGAGGGCGATATTCAAGAAACATGGTTCAGTGAGAGTACTACATAGGCCGTTTACGAATCCACGGCTTCCGGTTTGGACTCTGCTTCCGGCTCTGTTCTTTGTTCTGAAGTCTTGGGGGCGTATGCAGGCTCAATTACCAAAACAACTGCGAGTGCCAATAGCTAGTCCGAGTCGAATCTGGagtcgaagccgtggtttcgtaaAAGGCCATATAGACACAGGTAGTTAAAGTTGTTATGTCATTTTCTTCAGGTTTCTTTTCTACTTGGGAGTTTCCATGGGACTTGGTTAGAAATGACAATAGATATTTTGCATTTAGACCTGTAGCTATGATCACATGAACAGCAATCCAACATACAATTGATTTGGTTTAATGTATTCTTGTGATTCAGAGCATGGGTATCTGCTTCATCGGAACGAGGAAGTTCAACAACTTCATCCAAGAGGTAAATAAAATCCATCTTTGCTTTAACTGATCTAAATACTAGTGCTTGGCAGCAACACATATACTGTGACAATAAATATGCTCCTGCCAAACTTTCAGCCACTCACTTGCAAGACCAATCCTTAATGGTCAACCTTGTTAATCAAGCCAAACAAACTTACGTACATgtataaccatggagcaataaactagtttattgctccatggtataACCTTGCTCTCATTGGTCATGTTGGTTGCCCTGAATATCCTTAACTTCACAGGTCATACTTTGTGAGCTCTAAAACACACAACAAAGGACAGTGTAAAGCCAGGGCTTGTGACATCATATGCAAGGGGTTTATCTTGAATCACAGGGttcgttcaattagcttccccaTGTCGACgtcgcggtgctcactcgggtgagcccctgccaTGAGCTAGTCAAACGATCACTTGCCCTCTCGTGGTGCCATCATGCATGCACCTAGGGCCAGCACCAAGTGACCCActgactcgggtgagcccctggaatgacgtcaaagctattcgaacgaaccgggggcagaccgaggtcgacccagggaagctaatctaTTACGCACCCTATAAATGTCAGTATTTGTCAACATATAGAATCTGTAAGACATCACATTACGTCACATTGATATAATGACTGTTTTGGAGCCATTTTCCTATATCCAAGAAGTGCCTGATTTTGATTTtcctttgttgttttttcctttgtCAGTATGTAGAACCCAGGTCTGGTAACTTTGTTTCATTAGAAGATAACAGAGTAGTTGGCAAGCATAAAGGTAAGAACCCTGACTATAGAAAACACACACCTGTCcaaattcaaatttgaaaaacaaaaaatgggttATAAAGATGTctattaaccctcctactgtctgactaaTCAATATTATCCACTGtcattttgaatgatagataaagactatgccagcctgtaatatattattttgtggtgaatgcatctacaaacGTACATTGGAAGTACtgaacattgggtgcgttcgattagcttccctggtttTATCCAggtctgcccccggtatgtTCGAagagctttgacgtcattccaggggcttacctgggtcagccccaagtgccctgcttgtagagtgggtcactttggggctgcccccaggtgcatgacgccACCACGAGAGGGCAAGTGCGatcgttcaattagctcttgtcaggggctcacccaagtgagcaccACATCACAGGGtcaacacagggaagctaatcgcaCGCACCcactgactcccaaaatggcaccATCAAGATTATTGGGACGATGATGTAatgattcatttcatttcacctattctggttgtgaaggcAACTTCTTTCAGTAAAGCAaatttaatcactgtactagccaagaacccaatgaagAGAAGACATGTAAAGGAAgtttaagttttagatgtgggaggaaaaccccagataattattccagggaaaaccaacccagtcaggtagggactgacaaCCCAATCCACATTGTGCACCTGGAGTGATTCAAACAGGGGTCCtggaggtggaaggtgaggaatgataccactacgccaacctgactACACTGTTCTATTACCACGCAGGTCAGTTCCTGTATACAGTCGGACAGAAAGCTAAGATTTCCGGAATGAAGGAAAAATGGTACATCGTGGATAAAAACCCTTTATCCAATGAGGTTATTGTGGTGAGATTTCTGAGTCTTTTTAATGTATAAAGTGGGAACTCTTTAAAATTTTGGTAATAAGCAATAATTGCATCAGGGTTAACGAAAATTTTGACGGTTGAAAAGATTTGTCTGAACTATAAGTGTCTTGTCCAAGGTTACCATGTTGCAACAGACCtaagctgcttaaacagaaaatactgcttagcataTTTCTCTGCTGAGCAAACTTTAAGTGTGGCACCAGTTgcagcaatgtaaactttatggatttgttgctggtaaccagtttctcttaaaggaacacatcttggatcggaagagttggtctattaaaagcgtttgtaaatgtttgttataaaatgcatattggtagaaagatctgttaaaagtagaatacaatgatccacacaaattatCCTTGTACTCTGCAAACTGCTAAcattgtcggccatttatgggagtcaaaaagtggccgaccgtgttagtcgacaaggtaaaaggaaaaccgtgcattttcgaggcatgtttgtgtggatcattgtattctacctttacatctttctacccatatgcattttataacaaacgcttacaaacgcttttcaaggcaacgtgttcctttaagcaagatttgtctgtgcttaacAAGTTTGCATGCTTACAGTACACTGTCTTTGGCCATCTGAACCTAAATGCAGTAATCAGACATGATGACCCTGAAATTATTGACTGTATCCCTCTGAAACTAAGTAAGattatttaattaatattaataacataTTTATAACCGCctttttgccaaaggatacaaagcgccaggtattattactgcgcggagtggggcgaattttgagatataagacctaatccttaagcaccatgtaatggtttacaaggtgctgtggcgcaatatgctgtcaatcgagccaggaacaccggggcgaacccattctcttttcgataagtgcactgggtgcttttacatgcgtttacacaacacatgggaccaacggctttacgtcccatccgaaggacgaagcaatggttatgtgtcttgcttaaggacacaagtgtcacggctggggattcgaacccacactctgctgatcagaaacactagagtttgaattcggtgctcttaaccgctcggccacgacacttccacaaaattAATGTTACTTCAATGTTCATTGTCTGTCTCTCATCAGGCCCCCAACACGAACCATCCAGCTCTTTTCTGCGAGACTATGTTTACAAGTCCTGTGCACTGGATACATGAAGCACCAAGGCAACTACTTCAGGACCAAATGTTGGATTGTGACTTTAGGTTCCAGAATACAGACCCACTCGGTAAGAGTCTCTAGGAAGCCTGGGCGAATAATGTGACTAGTGTCATAgtttacaaatattgagtggctcagagtggaatgggaggaatattatcgcaaggtaaaatttgttccatttcacgaggcgaagccgagtgaaatggaacagtccaaattttaccgagcgataatattccttccattccacgaattaaagccactcaatatttgttttatatatctgacatatagatccttgtcaattgatgtattttaaaagtattgtgAGTTTgtttgacaaccaaaaatcatatagcgccgtgtagcggcaacaatgcacaaatttaatagcaatcggatcacaaccttttgcacaggtgctcctttgttttagcagcggcgcggcggcgctgtactgctcaaaaacattgggaacaaggatgatcctaactgttgaatgggaaatgctattccccatgggcgaataggttttttttttgatcgccggtgcggatgggagtaatagtgaatgtcacgtgaagtaagttccaccaatcaaatgacaaggatctgtatgtcagttatataaacgcgactattgattgcttagttgaGTCGTGACTACTgttttcaactactcggttaatcaTGCTGACATGACTAACATAAATAGGCGCAAtttctacaaaaatagttgccaCTACCTAATTGCTGAACCAATTTtgtcgctcatgactattcacaacgtaatttacttacaaaacacaaacaccagtgacacaatccttcaatcctttcagcatgAACTTAACTATTGCACCCGCGGCAAACATGATGCCGCAATCTTGtgaattaaaaattagtcgcgACTAGTGTCGAAGTCCCGACTGTTTGAGGcatgactagtcgagtagtaaatttcactagttgcccaggcctAGTCTCAAGATTTGCATTCAGGCTGGCTAAAGTGGTTTCTTCCTGCCTTGCACCTCGGTgcaccccggttcgaatcccagacCTGAGTCCTACGAGAGGGTTGGGTTCTCAGTCCCTACCTGGGTCCAATTTAAAAGAGCTGCTGAGGCAGAAAATATAGCTTGACacatttcttggctaagcaagaaaagACAGAGGTACCAGTTGTAGCAATGACAACTGTATGGTAGTCTTTCTGGTAACCCATTTTtgataagcaaaagtttgttgtgcttagaaGGTTTTTGTgcacacataataataataataataataataataatattgagtttttatatagcgcttttcactccctacgggtgtctcaaagcgcttcaagatattacccctggtcactgggccttaattcactccttaaaccatctcagctcccttgggagtatacagcctcgtgcaacaaattcGCTGCTcgactaaatcaatcacaagaaccatctctgacctcacagatacccatttacccctgggtggagagaagcaataatagttaagtgtcttgctcagggacacaagtgtcccgaccgggattcgaactcacactctgctgaacagaatcaacagagcttgaattcggagctcttaaccactcggccacgacaccccatgctatgtgaaattgggcccgtgCTGCAAGTGTGTAACTTTAGAAATTTAGAACtatttgtgttttaatttttcccCCAGTTAGATGTACGTTAACATTGAGCAGTATGGGGTCAGTTATTGTGTCATTGAGTCAACCACTACGAGCCATAACACCAGGACAGGTAGGTTCTGACTTCACATTTAAAGCTGTATAAATCTGTGAAAGGTTACGGACGCTTCATTAGAAAGTAAAACACAGTTCCATATTATTTTCCTTCGGATGGGTCGTAAAGCCGCTGGTCCAGTGTGTTGTAtaacgcacataaaagaactcagggcacttatcgaaaagaccAGGGGTCCACCACAGCACCTCTaaagagtaggtctcataattcaaacatagtgaCGACTACGCGCACTATAAAAGATGCCACTATTATTTTTACCATTGGTAACTCAACACCTCTAATGGACCAgctgttgatttcacaaaactcttcctaacttaggattagtcttatgacttaggacgagtcccaaccctgcattgtagcatgcagaccttaagattaatcctaagttaggacgagttactcgtcactaactcgagataagacgagtccttaactctttgtgaaatccacggcTGATCCATTAAGCATAATCGGTGTACTAGTGCAGTCCTTGAGTTCGACagtatcaaacaaaacatgcagttCGGGAGGTTAGATTTTAatgaatttagttttatttgttgCAGTATGCCGTTTTCTACCTGGGAGAGGAATGTCTCGGAGGTGCAATCATCTTGAAACCAGGTCCATCCCTTCATATTCTAAATCGGAAAAACTACAAGACCGAAGAACTGAGAATACCTACAGCGGAGCAAGAGTCATGACAACTCACGAGTGAAACACAAATGAACTCTCTGCTCCCAGGCCAACTGAGTCATGACAAATAGTTCATGAGTAAAACACTAAGGGAGGAATATGAACTCTCTGCTTCCAGGCCAACTGAGTCATGACAAACTGAGGAATATGAGCTCACTTCTCAAGGCCAACTGAGTCATGACAAATAATTCATGAGTAAGGACGCAGCAAGAAAGAAACACTCTCTGCTCCCAAGCCAACTGAGTCATGACAAATAACTCATTGAGGAAACACCAAGAGAGGAACAGGAACTAACTGCTCCCAGGCTAACCGAGTCAAGACAAATAATTCATGAATGAAACACTTAGGGAGGAATATGAACTCTCTGCTTCCAGGCCAACTGAGTCATTACTGAGTCGTGACTCATGAGTGAGACGAAGAACTGACTGCACCCAGTAGGCAGACACGTTACCTGGACAGTGTttgttcagcatgtaatatGACATGCACATCCATGTTAAAGTGGTGTAAAGTTCCATCCATTCACAAGATACAACACCAGCAGAAATGAGCTAAAGACCAATTTAGATATTGGAACGATGGGATGATTAATATAaaagccaaatttcatggctcttcttacggaagcagggaattatgtgcagGCAAAAAGGGTTACTAGCCATTCTTAACTTCAAAGCTTTCGCAGAAAAACTTTTGATTGGGTTATTTAAAGACAGAACAGGACACAATaaacaagttaaaggcagtggagactattggtaattactcaaaataattattaacataaaactttacttggtaacgagtaatggggagaggtggatagtataaaacattgtgagaaacggctccctctgaagtggcgtacatggttttcaagaaagaagtaattttccaagaatttgattttgaggtctcgaaatcaagcatctgaaatcacacaacttcgtgtgacaaaggtgttttttgatttcatagttatctcgcaactccgatgaccaattgagttcaaattttcactggtttgttttgtgcatatgttgagatacaccaagctaGAAGACAGATCTTTGtgacaattacgaatagtgtccagtgtcttaaaataCTAACAGTTCATAAGTAAGACCGTTGTTTCTTACCACCagaattcaaacaaaaataaaagggctATGTCACAAACACGTTCATTTGACATCCTGCAACATTTATTCGATCATCCCATCTGAAAACAACCTAATAATAATGCATTGATAATGATCAACgtaaacctacatgtatacattggAAGTCACTCTTTATCtactacaaaaaaaataatatataatataatagGTCATATCTTTTACTTCAACTAGGCTACTACAAAAATAGCTGTTCACATCTCTCGTATAGGACTTAAGCTTCAAACTTTCTAAAAATAAAAGGGGAGGTGCACATACAAGTCGctgtagctttttttttttttaatatcaaaaaCATCTGTTGATTTTGAGTAGTCTGGTGCATGCATAGCCCCCAATCTCTCATTAAACTAAGATGTGGCTTATATGTTAACTTacaatattttgttattgtcaaCAATTTTTCCAACCATCTTATAATTTAGAAGTTTTCCATTATTACAACCACATCATCCTGTATTGTGTTTCTCTATTGGTCCAGATTGTTAGAATCTATGGAAATAAACTGCGTAATTGGTCTTAATTTGAAAGTTGTTTGTCTGTCTCCGTGTCCTTATGTCAGTCCTTGTCAGCACTGTTGGAACAAAAAAGTCAAGTCGTAGGAATTCAGGCCTTTAaagtataataataaatctGAAAACTATTGTTAAGAAGTCAATTTCTGGCTTCAAGTGTTGCATTCTAAGTTGCGATACTATGGAATGAATGTGTATGATCATCATATACCTGTATGAAAAAAAGCAGATTGATGCATTGTGATGTTAAAAACGGTGTCTTATGATTGTCAATGGATTGGTCAGAAAGGAAACCAAATGTCGCTGTCATTTTGTAACTGTCAGTTACTGTTACGTTGCTTGTCAAATGGTTGGTGTAAAAGGTCAACTACTTCTGTCATCGTACAGTGAAGTGAAAGATGTTATTTCTCAAGGAATTTGGAGCCAATGATGAAATCTATGGAGAGCGAGGAACCAATTACGGGCAAATTTTGTAAAGCCTttgagcacaaaaacttgctaagcacagacaaatattgcttaacaggaacgggttaccagccaaaatgacataaagtttacattgttgtaactggtatttcactcaatttttgcttagaaaaGAAATTTGGGCTAAAAACGTTCTCACCAAGCACCTTTCATAAAGAAATGTTTACATCGCAAAAACTATGCATCGTCCCTTAAACATCAAGTTGTAAACcccaagggaaactgactgagtaaaattgaaacaatttggggttgaacaaagacaatttgGACCttaaccaatgacctctggttTCAATGTCCCTTAAACATGTTAGATGGTTACTGTCAGGTTGGTTAAGTGTCATGTCACTAATGTTTTCAGTTGATTGGTCACAAGTGTcagtcagaaaaaaaatatccgGTTTTTAAGAGTCAAATAATAGTTCATTCTAAACATTAACTTGTCAACTGCAAGGAACGAAATAAAATCGGGATATCTGGgaagtaaaaacacaaaaactttCACAACAATTCAGTGAAGTATAGTTTTTAAGACTGGGTACACAATAATATACAAAGAAAGAGCCTTGTTAATATAAATATAGAAATGGATTATAGCTAGAACCTCTGGTAATATTGGGTTATTTTTCTTATCTTTACAAAACACCGTTAAGCAAAACCAAGTGGTCTTTGATCTAAATAGTTGATGTGTTTTAAATCACTGTTAGTAATACATACTGTCTTTGTCAACACAGAAGCTACACACATTTCTCCAGATAGTTTCTATAAAGTTTACACCGACcgattatttacaaatttttctTTAAGTAGAACCAGCAATACATACAGTATATCTAGAACATCGTCGTTACTTTTTCTTAGCAAAAATAAGAAATTCTACAAACAATCAAAAACCTTGGACATGGTTTTTCTATATTCAGTGTAAAACTGCACTCATGCTGCAAATTCACTCAGAATTTTGAGGTTAAGCTgataataaaatttaaaatgcatCCATGTTGTCCCCTAAGACTTTTCCTGCACAGACAGTGGCTAATCTTTGATCTTTTTACACAGCTCTTTTTAAGGATACAAAACATATTCTTAAAATGgaatgaaattatttgtttttagcgCATGATGGAAATTTTCGAAAAGGTACTTTAACCAAGTATACATTCAACTAAAAATATTCAAAGATattgttgaaaacaaataaattgacccatttcacctgacgtcatcatcagaataatcttggatgcgccattttggtggtcaatgtcaacatgTGTTACTCAGTGAAGTGCGCCttttttaggtgacgcggcgtttacacgtaagcctACTGACCatcaacatggtgagcgtggcatcagacgccgcgtgtgacgcgcgtgcaaggggtcaatagccaAATGTGGAAAACAAGAGTTTAAATTGGCCCAAAAATGTTGTCACAAGAAAAAACCTCTGATGGTCTTTCATTTGTGGAAGAACCAAAAAAGCTTCACACCCATACGAGGCAGTTACAGTGCTGGAATGCCTTTATACTCAACATTGATACAAGCTCAGTGCTTACCCTGGATGCCCGCTAGTAAGGTTACAAAGTTATTgctagaattttttttaaatacacctCTGCCTAAAGATTCCTTCACTCACATCTAGTGTACAAGAAGCGGGAGAACCATACTATGCTCACAATGTAGACAATTTATAATGAAGaagattgttaaaggcagtggacactattggtaattactcaaaataaacattagcataaaacctcacttggtaatgagtagtggggagaggttgataggttaaagcattgtgagaaacggctccctctgaagtgacgcagttttcgagaaagaagtaattttcaacgaatttgatttcgagacctcaagtttagaatttgatgtcttgaaatcaagtatctgaaagcacacaacttcgtgtgacaatggcgtttttctttcaaattttcacaggttttttattttatgactatgttgagatacaccaagtgagaagacttgtctttgacaattaccaatagtgtccactgccttaaaaggaacacgttgccttggatctatcgagttggtccttgaaaagtgtttgaaaccgtttgttatgaaatgcaaatggttagatagataatttaaaagtagaatataataaccATACTTACATGCCTAGGTAttgcacgttttttttttaaatgtcgcGAAGAAACATGGTcgaccattttgtggagtcaaaattttgattccataaaatggccgaccgtgttagttcgcgacataaaaggaaaaacGTGCAGTTTGAgttatacttgtgtggatcaatatattctaattttaaataactttctaaccatatcgatttcataacaaatggtttcaaaagcttttctaagaccaactcatccgatccaaggcagcgtgtccCTTTCAAGGATAAAACATTCCAAGtaagttccttttttttttctgcagaatTTTAAGTGGGGGACTTTTGGAGGCTAGCTGTCAGCAGCCGTACTGGATAAATTTTCACTGTTTGTATGTATTTCTGCACATACCTACATTTCCGAGAGCGATGGATttgcctggtaagtctgctgccacctagtgttcacaAAAGTCTCCCACAATGCACTGTGTATAATCAACTTCAACACAATACATTATTCATAATGTTGAAACAGTTGTAAGATATGGCCTTGTAATTTCACGATTGAAGTTTCCCATGCTTTAGCATATTTTAGTGGGATATTGCCACCTCCCTCAAAAAGGTGGGCATCACTGTTGGAATGTTCTTTTCCTGCTGTACGCTGAAATGATATGAGTTTTTTGAATTTAATGAACAATTTTTACTAACACTTTGTGGAACTGTACGGCACAATTCAATGAAACAGTTAATCAGAAAATGATGTTTGGCAAATTAATTTGGAAAGCAACAACTTTGAAGTAAACGAGCATTTAGCTGGTTGTCTGTATCTAAGAGTGCATTATGGCAACccaaaccagaaacattggtcatcggttgagcgtttGCGCGTATTCAGTTAAACCTcgtgacgatgctgttcagaccaatCGGCAACCGCCTTTcggtaaccgacttgttgaCTCGGTTGGgcttggttggggtcgccaaaacgcactctagTGCTTAGCTGA
This window encodes:
- the LOC139949569 gene encoding mitochondrial tRNA-specific 2-thiouridylase 1-like, which translates into the protein MARRMKHIVCAMSGGVDSSVAALLLKSRGFRVTGLFMRNWDALDETGVCTADKDEEDVQFVCDKLNIPFHHVNFVKEYWHDVFSEMLKQYQGGVTPNPDILCNKFIKFDRLLQYSRETLGGDALATGHYARTDAGEQILEDGWHSKPHSVKLLQAADSVKDQTFFLSQISQHALQRTLFPIGDLTKAVVKEMAARAGLQRIVKRKESMGICFIGTRKFNNFIQEYVEPRSGNFVSLEDNRVVGKHKGQFLYTVGQKAKISGMKEKWYIVDKNPLSNEVIVAPNTNHPALFCETMFTSPVHWIHEAPRQLLQDQMLDCDFRFQNTDPLVRCTLTLSSMGSVIVSLSQPLRAITPGQYAVFYLGEECLGGAIILKPGPSLHILNRKNYKTEELRIPTAEQES